A single region of the Selenomonas sp. oral taxon 920 genome encodes:
- the scfB gene encoding thioether cross-link-forming SCIFF peptide maturase, producing the protein MKVRTHKFKQNGMHILVDVNSGAVHVIDEMIYDMMDDFDGTNDEAVVAHLAGRYSEADLREACGELHELMAAGALFAPDIDVPPTFKSRGLVKSLCLMVAQDCNLRCKYCFGDGGSYGGHRAVMSPEVGRAAVDFIINGCGPRKHCEIDFFGGEPLMNLGTVKEVTAYVRRREQETGKEFKLTLTTNGMLLSDKNIAWLNDNNISVVLSSDGRREVHDAMRPDVRGNGSYDVVMRNFKKLVDARHGNDYYLRGTYTRENLDFTKDVLAMNEAGFDILSMEPVVLKDSPLGFTEEDLPRIFAEYDHLTETYLSRVRAGKGFFFFHFNMDLNHGPCVAKRLAGCGAGHEYYAVAENGDLYPCHQFVGREGYRLGSVFTGVESMELPTYFRNSHVLNKPLCRDCWARFYCSGGCHANADLFHGDIRHPYELGCEIQKKRLECAILVQAVLALEQEAEEETQEEMRKRA; encoded by the coding sequence ATGAAAGTCCGAACGCATAAGTTCAAACAGAACGGTATGCATATCCTTGTTGATGTGAACAGCGGTGCTGTCCATGTAATTGACGAGATGATTTATGATATGATGGATGACTTCGACGGGACAAACGACGAGGCGGTGGTCGCGCACCTTGCGGGACGCTATTCTGAGGCAGATCTGCGTGAGGCGTGCGGCGAGCTCCATGAGCTGATGGCGGCGGGCGCACTCTTTGCTCCCGATATAGATGTGCCGCCGACGTTCAAGTCGCGCGGTCTTGTCAAGTCCCTCTGTCTGATGGTGGCGCAGGACTGCAATCTGCGCTGCAAGTACTGCTTCGGCGACGGCGGCAGCTACGGCGGACACCGCGCCGTCATGAGCCCCGAGGTCGGACGTGCGGCGGTGGACTTCATCATCAATGGCTGCGGCCCGCGGAAGCACTGCGAGATCGACTTTTTCGGCGGTGAGCCGCTCATGAATCTCGGCACAGTGAAGGAGGTCACGGCGTACGTCCGCAGGCGTGAGCAGGAGACGGGAAAGGAGTTCAAGCTGACGCTCACGACAAACGGCATGCTCCTCTCAGATAAGAATATCGCGTGGCTGAACGACAACAACATCTCGGTTGTACTTTCCTCGGATGGGCGGCGCGAGGTGCACGATGCCATGCGTCCCGATGTGCGCGGCAACGGCTCATATGATGTCGTGATGAGAAACTTCAAGAAGCTCGTCGATGCGCGCCATGGGAACGACTACTACCTGCGTGGCACATATACACGTGAGAATCTGGACTTTACGAAGGACGTGCTCGCGATGAACGAGGCGGGCTTTGACATCCTCTCGATGGAGCCGGTCGTGCTCAAGGACAGTCCGCTCGGCTTTACGGAGGAAGATCTGCCGCGTATCTTCGCCGAGTACGATCATCTGACCGAAACGTATCTCAGCCGCGTGCGCGCGGGCAAGGGGTTCTTTTTCTTCCACTTCAATATGGATCTGAATCACGGCCCGTGCGTTGCAAAGCGGCTTGCGGGCTGCGGCGCGGGGCATGAGTACTATGCTGTCGCGGAGAACGGCGACCTCTATCCGTGCCATCAGTTCGTCGGACGTGAGGGCTACCGGCTTGGCTCGGTCTTTACGGGTGTGGAGAGCATGGAGCTTCCGACGTATTTCCGCAACTCGCATGTGCTGAATAAACCTCTCTGCCGTGACTGCTGGGCGCGGTTTTACTGCAGCGGCGGCTGTCATGCGAACGCGGATCTCTTTCACGGGGATATCCGGCATCCGTACGAGCTGGGCTGTGAGATTCAGAAGAAGCGCCTTGAGTGCGCCATCCTCGTACAGGCGGTGCTTGCGCTCGAACAGGAGGCGGAGGAGGAGACACAGGAGGAAATGCGCAAGCGGGCGTGA
- the murA gene encoding UDP-N-acetylglucosamine 1-carboxyvinyltransferase, producing MEQLVIHGGNPLRGRVKIGGAKNAVLPIIAAALLGSRGVSVLDDVPALEDVYTISSVLRSLGVKADYSAAEHRLTIDASKIETLAAPYELVRKMRASFLIMGPLLAREGRAEISLPGGCAIGTRPIDLHLKGFEALGANIEITQGAIHASAPNGLKGARIYFDFPSVGATENVMMAASCAEGQTILENPALEPEIVDLANYLNVMGAHIRGAGTNQIKIDGVPQLSAADYTIIPDRIEAGTYMVAAAMTGGDVFIENAISEHLKPVVAKLTEAGAQIEEDIAGIRVRADGKMKAIDLKTMPYPGFPTDMQAQFMALLTLAEGTSVVTETVFENRFMHVEELVRMGAQIRVDGRTATVEGGQRLTGAAVRATDLRAGAAMVLAGLVADGETRVGYIHHIDRGYDDLVAKLVALGADISRVEAEWNEDEKSLA from the coding sequence ATGGAACAACTGGTGATTCACGGGGGCAATCCACTGCGCGGCCGCGTGAAAATCGGTGGAGCGAAAAACGCAGTGCTGCCGATCATCGCGGCGGCACTTCTCGGCAGTCGGGGGGTGAGTGTGCTCGACGATGTACCGGCACTCGAGGATGTCTATACAATCTCCTCGGTACTGCGCTCGCTCGGGGTGAAGGCGGACTACTCTGCTGCAGAGCATCGGCTGACGATCGACGCGTCGAAGATCGAGACACTTGCAGCGCCCTATGAGCTGGTACGCAAGATGCGCGCCTCGTTTCTCATCATGGGCCCCCTGCTTGCGCGAGAGGGGCGCGCAGAGATCTCTCTGCCGGGCGGCTGCGCGATCGGGACGCGTCCTATTGACCTGCATTTGAAGGGGTTTGAGGCACTGGGCGCAAACATTGAGATCACACAAGGCGCGATTCACGCCTCTGCGCCGAACGGGCTGAAGGGCGCGCGAATCTATTTCGACTTCCCGAGCGTGGGAGCGACGGAGAACGTGATGATGGCGGCATCCTGTGCTGAGGGGCAGACGATCCTCGAGAATCCCGCGCTCGAGCCGGAGATCGTCGATCTCGCAAACTATCTGAACGTTATGGGGGCGCACATCCGCGGCGCGGGAACGAATCAGATCAAGATTGACGGTGTGCCGCAGCTTTCGGCGGCGGACTATACAATCATCCCTGACCGCATCGAGGCGGGGACATACATGGTTGCCGCGGCGATGACAGGCGGAGATGTCTTTATCGAAAATGCGATCAGCGAGCACCTGAAGCCTGTTGTGGCAAAGCTCACAGAGGCGGGGGCACAGATCGAGGAGGACATCGCAGGCATCCGCGTGCGTGCGGATGGGAAGATGAAGGCAATCGACCTAAAAACAATGCCGTATCCCGGCTTTCCAACGGATATGCAGGCGCAGTTCATGGCACTGCTTACCCTTGCGGAGGGAACGAGTGTTGTGACGGAGACGGTGTTCGAGAACCGCTTTATGCACGTTGAGGAGCTCGTGCGCATGGGGGCGCAGATCCGTGTAGACGGGCGGACGGCGACGGTCGAGGGCGGACAGCGCCTGACGGGTGCTGCCGTGCGTGCGACGGATCTGCGTGCGGGTGCCGCGATGGTGCTTGCAGGTCTCGTGGCAGACGGCGAGACGCGCGTCGGCTACATCCATCACATTGACCGCGGATACGATGATCTCGTGGCAAAGCTCGTTGCACTCGGTGCGGACATCAGCCGCGTTGAGGCGGAATGGAACGAGGATGAAAAATCACTTGCATAA
- a CDS encoding SpoIVB peptidase S55 domain-containing protein produces MPPILPYSEVIAGMQGTAYTVLDTSGEIRTFPVEILGAMEGGKGSQRMIMARTSGDLIEQVGGVLQGMSGSPIYVDGRLVGALAAGLKDLSPYTFFITPIEDMTPIWSMPDTKNQTNIDTVDIVKELEERKKAEEKRRLREREKEFAKMSRAEREAEWRDMIAVLKGEKTEDTEDTATNSDTSAAAEASSAAAHTDSASEDTEAKSGNAAEEKAYFFTQGFNAAGLRYLQNNLPMNGASFLPLGGFGASSKLHTRYDATLTGGQPVGVALVYGDFSIGATGTVTAVDGKKVVAFGHSFMHKGNVNYFMTDADVIGTIAGQSNGVKIANIGSVIGRVNQDRETGVAGVLGTFPTAVPVQIHIKDNALGKDETFGAQIAYDEDFLPILSGSVAYAAMSRVADSLGSSTARIRFAIRTNAYEGGIFERRNMYYSAADVGQVAVAELLQAVNLIVTNSEKESDVIDVNVDVELDGERKTALLVSATPDKMTVKPGETVTFKTTIRPYRKAEETLSIPYKVPKAQPAGTLNLDIRGGGFVPVNPLMLLAQAGLEVPDDEEKFKSTSDRLRELAEQGQNNEIIIAPGAAPAPTSEKEMKKRMKAAAKASAHAAQNEPEKRVTLLADPKKKEEKEKFFAPYVIENVIHATLKVEE; encoded by the coding sequence ATGCCGCCGATCCTTCCGTACAGCGAGGTGATAGCGGGCATGCAGGGAACGGCATATACGGTGCTTGATACCTCGGGAGAGATTCGCACATTTCCCGTTGAAATCCTCGGCGCGATGGAGGGCGGCAAGGGCTCACAGCGCATGATCATGGCACGGACGAGCGGCGATCTCATCGAACAGGTCGGCGGTGTGCTTCAGGGGATGAGCGGCAGCCCGATCTATGTGGATGGTCGTCTTGTTGGTGCGCTTGCTGCAGGTCTGAAGGATCTCAGCCCCTATACGTTCTTCATCACGCCGATCGAGGACATGACGCCAATCTGGTCGATGCCGGACACGAAGAATCAGACGAATATTGATACGGTCGATATTGTAAAGGAGCTTGAGGAGCGCAAGAAGGCGGAGGAGAAACGCCGTCTGCGCGAGCGTGAGAAGGAATTCGCGAAGATGTCGCGCGCCGAGCGCGAAGCGGAGTGGCGCGATATGATCGCGGTACTGAAGGGGGAGAAGACGGAGGACACGGAGGACACTGCGACGAACTCCGACACGTCTGCGGCAGCGGAGGCGTCTTCTGCTGCCGCACATACGGACAGCGCCTCCGAGGATACGGAAGCCAAGTCTGGAAATGCGGCGGAGGAGAAGGCATATTTCTTTACGCAGGGCTTTAACGCTGCGGGGCTGCGCTATTTGCAGAACAACCTTCCAATGAATGGAGCCTCCTTCCTGCCGCTCGGCGGTTTTGGCGCAAGTTCCAAGCTGCACACACGCTATGATGCGACGCTCACGGGCGGTCAGCCCGTCGGTGTGGCGCTCGTCTACGGGGATTTCAGCATCGGTGCGACAGGCACGGTGACGGCAGTGGATGGCAAAAAGGTCGTCGCGTTTGGTCATTCGTTCATGCACAAGGGAAATGTCAACTATTTCATGACGGATGCTGATGTCATCGGGACGATTGCGGGGCAGAGCAACGGCGTGAAGATCGCGAACATTGGCAGTGTGATCGGGCGTGTCAATCAGGATCGTGAGACGGGGGTCGCGGGGGTACTCGGAACGTTCCCGACGGCGGTGCCGGTGCAGATCCATATCAAGGACAATGCACTCGGCAAAGATGAGACGTTTGGTGCGCAGATTGCGTACGATGAGGACTTCCTGCCGATTCTCTCGGGCAGTGTCGCCTATGCGGCGATGAGCCGTGTCGCGGATTCGCTCGGGAGCAGCACGGCACGCATCCGCTTTGCCATTCGGACGAATGCCTATGAGGGCGGTATTTTCGAGCGCCGCAATATGTATTACAGTGCGGCGGATGTCGGTCAGGTCGCCGTGGCAGAACTCCTGCAGGCGGTGAATCTGATCGTGACGAACTCAGAGAAGGAGTCCGATGTCATTGATGTCAATGTGGATGTGGAGCTGGACGGCGAGCGGAAGACGGCACTCCTCGTCTCGGCAACGCCGGACAAGATGACGGTGAAACCCGGTGAGACGGTGACGTTCAAGACAACGATCCGTCCCTATCGGAAGGCGGAGGAGACGCTCTCCATTCCTTACAAGGTACCAAAGGCGCAGCCGGCGGGGACGCTGAACCTCGATATCCGTGGAGGCGGCTTTGTGCCTGTGAATCCGCTGATGCTTCTTGCACAGGCAGGCCTTGAGGTGCCCGACGATGAGGAGAAGTTCAAGTCGACGAGCGACCGTCTGCGTGAGCTCGCGGAACAGGGACAGAACAACGAGATCATCATTGCTCCGGGCGCCGCTCCTGCACCGACCTCCGAGAAGGAGATGAAAAAGCGCATGAAGGCGGCGGCAAAGGCATCGGCGCACGCGGCACAGAATGAGCCGGAGAAGCGCGTGACCCTTCTCGCCGATCCGAAGAAGAAGGAAGAGAAAGAGAAGTTCTTCGCACCATATGTGATTGAGAATGTGATACACGCAACGCTAAAGGTAGAGGAATAG
- a CDS encoding DUF4418 family protein: MNEKKRRCGITDVLLLVLNLIFFVGIQTVFAPCEARPDGSWMTCHWAGQALIGIAAALLAIAVMHLVIPRTQVKIGLSLAVIPVSVLAFAVPDHLIDLCMMETMHCHTVMEPAVTVLSLLNVLLAAADIYVYQKGENG, translated from the coding sequence ATGAACGAAAAGAAACGCAGATGCGGCATCACGGACGTACTGCTGCTCGTGCTGAATCTTATCTTCTTTGTCGGCATACAGACAGTATTTGCGCCCTGTGAGGCGCGCCCCGACGGCTCGTGGATGACATGTCACTGGGCGGGGCAGGCACTCATTGGGATTGCGGCGGCACTGCTCGCGATTGCAGTCATGCACCTTGTCATTCCGCGCACACAGGTCAAGATTGGACTCTCACTTGCCGTGATTCCGGTCTCTGTATTGGCATTCGCTGTGCCGGATCATCTCATCGATCTCTGCATGATGGAGACGATGCACTGCCATACGGTGATGGAGCCGGCGGTGACGGTACTCTCGCTGCTGAACGTGCTGCTTGCTGCTGCTGATATTTATGTCTATCAAAAAGGGGAGAACGGATGA
- the scfA gene encoding six-cysteine ranthipeptide SCIFF: MKHIKTVNKPTMQSTLYTGGCGECQASCQSACKTSCTVGNQPCAK; this comes from the coding sequence ATGAAGCATATCAAGACGGTCAATAAGCCGACGATGCAGTCCACGCTCTACACGGGCGGCTGCGGTGAATGTCAGGCGTCCTGCCAGTCTGCCTGCAAGACTTCCTGCACGGTGGGCAACCAGCCCTGCGCGAAGTAA
- a CDS encoding MFS transporter: MILDRLENLPLGRFQYKLLAVTGLGWLFDAMDTGLIAFVLPVLAREWSLTPAQAGWIGSIGLIGMALGAVLAGTIADRIGRKQVFTITVLLYSISTGLCAVAWSYESLLVFRFLVGFGLGGELPVAATLMSEYAPAKLRGRFIVLLESFWGLGWLAAACIAYLLIPVFGWQAAFLIGALPALYVFLLRLHMPESIRYLLSKGRVDEAKAIIRDIEHQLKMPERPFLDQLAPGRVQAERVETPGFMTLWAKGMRRRTTMLWLAWFGIVFSYYGIFMWLPSIVYAQGFEIVKTFEYVLIMTLAQLPGYYAAAYLVDVIGRRYTLGLFLLLSGVCSYFFGNAGDVTALLVWGAAMSFFNLGAWGVIYTYTPEQYPTSMRALGSGWAAGFGRIGGMIAPMLVGVMLAHAFPMSGIFMMFAAVFALISGAVILLGRESKQQTLEELEHSLG, from the coding sequence CCTTGGCTGGCTGTTTGATGCAATGGATACGGGACTGATTGCGTTTGTCCTGCCGGTGCTTGCACGGGAGTGGAGTCTCACGCCGGCGCAGGCGGGATGGATCGGGTCGATCGGTCTCATCGGCATGGCACTCGGTGCGGTGCTTGCGGGAACGATTGCAGACCGCATTGGGCGCAAGCAGGTGTTCACGATCACGGTTTTGCTCTATAGTATCTCGACAGGATTGTGTGCTGTGGCGTGGAGCTATGAGTCGCTGCTTGTGTTCCGCTTCCTTGTGGGCTTTGGTTTGGGCGGAGAGCTGCCTGTTGCGGCGACACTGATGAGCGAGTATGCACCTGCAAAGCTGCGCGGCCGCTTCATTGTTCTCCTTGAGAGCTTCTGGGGACTAGGCTGGCTCGCGGCGGCGTGCATCGCCTATCTCCTGATTCCCGTCTTTGGGTGGCAGGCTGCCTTCCTCATTGGTGCGCTTCCTGCACTCTATGTGTTCCTCCTGCGTCTGCATATGCCGGAGTCGATTCGCTATCTGCTCTCAAAGGGGCGTGTGGATGAGGCAAAAGCGATTATCCGTGACATCGAACACCAGCTGAAGATGCCGGAGCGTCCGTTCCTCGATCAGCTTGCACCGGGCAGAGTACAGGCGGAGCGTGTGGAGACACCGGGCTTTATGACCCTTTGGGCAAAGGGAATGCGACGCCGTACAACGATGCTCTGGCTTGCGTGGTTCGGCATTGTGTTCAGCTACTACGGGATCTTTATGTGGCTGCCGTCAATTGTGTATGCACAGGGATTCGAGATTGTAAAGACGTTCGAGTATGTGCTCATCATGACGCTCGCACAGCTGCCGGGCTACTATGCGGCGGCGTACTTGGTGGATGTGATCGGGCGGCGTTATACGCTTGGGCTGTTTCTGCTTCTGAGCGGTGTGTGCAGCTATTTCTTCGGCAATGCGGGCGATGTCACGGCACTCCTTGTCTGGGGTGCGGCGATGAGCTTCTTCAACCTCGGAGCATGGGGCGTGATCTACACCTATACGCCGGAGCAGTATCCGACGTCGATGCGTGCGCTCGGCAGCGGCTGGGCGGCGGGCTTCGGGCGCATCGGCGGCATGATTGCGCCGATGCTTGTAGGCGTGATGCTCGCGCATGCATTCCCGATGAGCGGCATCTTTATGATGTTCGCGGCGGTCTTCGCACTGATCTCGGGGGCGGTTATTCTTCTCGGGCGTGAGAGCAAACAGCAGACGCTCGAGGAATTGGAGCATTCACTCGGCTGA